The Gordonia sp. KTR9 genome contains a region encoding:
- a CDS encoding polyprenol monophosphomannose synthase produces the protein MASGIDATAGQRRPDDAPQRVVGADGTGALVVVPTFNERDNLPLIIGRLQDVLPGAHVLVVDDSSPDGTGDVADELARADETTRVHVMHRVDKDGLGKAYLAGFAWGLDRDYAVIVEMDADGSHAPEQLHRLFDAINDGADLAIGSRYVPGGRLVNWPKRREFLSRGANTYARLALGAGVHDITAGFRAYRRIVLEKIQLDTVESAGYCFQIDLAWRTVRAGFDVREVPITFTEREIGVSKMSGGVMSEAFTMVARWGVQSRLERWGLLRTR, from the coding sequence ATGGCATCGGGGATTGACGCCACGGCAGGGCAGCGGCGGCCCGACGACGCGCCGCAACGCGTGGTCGGCGCCGACGGCACGGGCGCACTGGTCGTCGTGCCGACGTTCAACGAACGCGACAACCTGCCGCTGATCATCGGACGTCTGCAGGACGTGCTGCCGGGGGCGCACGTTCTCGTCGTCGACGACTCGAGCCCGGACGGTACGGGCGACGTCGCCGACGAACTCGCCCGCGCCGACGAGACCACGCGCGTGCACGTGATGCACCGCGTCGACAAGGACGGCCTGGGCAAGGCCTATCTCGCCGGCTTCGCGTGGGGACTCGACCGCGACTACGCCGTCATCGTCGAGATGGACGCCGACGGCAGCCACGCACCCGAACAGCTGCATCGACTCTTCGACGCCATCAACGACGGCGCGGATCTGGCGATCGGATCCCGGTACGTCCCCGGCGGCAGACTCGTGAACTGGCCCAAGCGCCGAGAGTTCCTCTCCCGTGGGGCCAACACGTACGCACGACTCGCCCTCGGGGCGGGGGTGCACGACATCACCGCCGGTTTCCGCGCCTACCGCCGCATCGTTCTGGAGAAGATCCAGCTCGACACCGTCGAGTCCGCCGGATACTGCTTCCAGATCGATCTCGCCTGGCGAACCGTGCGTGCCGGATTCGACGTCCGGGAGGTGCCGATCACGTTCACCGAACGCGAGATCGGCGTCTCGAAGATGAGCGGCGGGGTCATGTCCGAGGCGTTCACGATGGTCGCCCGCTGGGGAGTCCAGAGCCGGCTCGAGCGCTGGGGGCTCCTCCGGACGCGCTGA
- a CDS encoding RNA polymerase-binding protein RbpA has translation MADRVLRGSRLGAVSYETDRDHDLAPRRIVQYRTDNGEIFDVPFADDAEVPSKWPCKNGMEGTILEGAEPEEKKGKPPRTHWDMLLERRSEEELEVLLNERLDLLKQRRKGITN, from the coding sequence ATGGCAGATCGAGTACTTCGGGGTAGCCGCCTCGGCGCGGTGAGCTACGAGACCGATCGAGACCACGACCTCGCGCCACGACGCATCGTCCAGTACCGCACCGACAACGGCGAGATCTTCGACGTGCCGTTCGCCGACGACGCGGAGGTCCCGTCGAAGTGGCCGTGCAAGAACGGCATGGAAGGCACCATCCTCGAAGGCGCCGAGCCCGAGGAGAAGAAGGGCAAGCCGCCACGCACCCACTGGGACATGCTCCTCGAACGTCGCAGTGAGGAAGAGCTCGAAGTGCTGCTCAACGAGCGCCTCGACCTCCTCAAGCAGCGACGCAAGGGCATCACCAACTGA